The genomic stretch CCAGCCTTGCCACTTGCACATCTAATGCCAGACTTTCCATGTCCCTCCACACCTGGATCATGACCCCCTACCCTGCTCCCCCATGTCTCCCCCATCCCAGGTCATGTCAGCTTTGTCCCTCCGGCTGCCCAGCTAACACCCATAAGTCACCATGACCCTCCCTCTCTCACCTCCCACATCCAAGCTGCCATCCAGTTCTCCTGACTCCACCTTCAAAACATAACTCACCATAACTCACCACTTCTCACCATCTCCACTGCCATCAGCCTGGTCTGGACTGTCGCTTGCCTGGACTATTGTAGTAGCCTCCTCACTATTCCCCCTACTTCTGCCCTCACCTCCTTAGAGCATCCCCCTCTTACAGCAGCCAGAGGGATCTTTTGACTCCATGCCCCCCTCTTACTCCCAGATATGCCCAAGTCACTGGGGTAACAATGCTCCCAGGAGAAAATCAGAACCCAGTCCTAGCAGGGTCAGCAAAGGTTGTGTGGCTTGTACCCAGTTCCGGAAGCACAGGAGGGCGGAGGCTTGAAGTCCACCACTCAAGTGCTGAGATCTACCCTGACTGAAGCCCCCAAAACCAGCCTGAATTCCCCAGCAGGGTTGTGCCAGTGTGTGCGGGCAGGCTGTGTACTCGGTCTATGTATGTCTGCACGGGGGGTGTGCTTTGAGACATAATAGGCACACCTGTGTCCCTGACACCAAgtatgtgtgtgcacaggcacacacatgtgACCAGAGCTGAGGTCCCTTTGGGACAATCCCTGGCCAGTGCCTGCTCTGACCAGAGGGGGTGTCCACATGGTTCAAACAGTTGAGTATTTCGTACACGCACAGCGCAGCACACATGTAACTTCCTTCTTCTTGTGTCCCTGCAGCCTGCCCTTGAACAAGGACCCAATGCCCAACCCCAGGCCAGCCAAGCCCTTGGCCCCTTCCTTGGTACTCAGCCCATCCCCAGGAGCCTCGCCCAGCTGGAGGGCTGCACCCAAGGCCTCAGACCAGCTGGGCACCAAGAGCCCAGGGACAACTTTCCAAGGCCGGGATCTCCGAAGCGGGGCCcacacctcctcttcctccttgaaCCCCATGCCACCATCACAGCTGCAGGTAAGGCCTAGGGTCCAGGATAGGGCAGGCAGGGTGGGGCACCTGGGCCTACAGGTGCCGACCTTTACTGTGGCACTGGGAGGGGGGGCCCAGCCGGGGCACAGGAAGTGGTTTTCTGGGTCCCAGGCAAGTCTGTGACTTATGCAGATGTCACGGGGCCAAGAAAGTCCCCACATAGCAGGTCTCAGAGATTCGAGGCTCTCGCCAACCTCCCAACCCATATCTCAGGAGAGGAGACCCCATCATCGTCCCACAGGCATAGCCGTGTGTGTCTCCACCCCATGTGACAAAGGGCTGGGGGCCCACGGAGGTAAGGTGACGGGATGGAAGCAAGCTCCGAAACTTACTAGCTGGCTTGACCTTGAAACAGTCACCCAGTCTCccttagcctcagtttccacatatgtaaaatggggatggtcATAGTACCCAGTAGGCAGGGTTGTAGTGAGGAGTATAGAGATTAGACATGTAGAACGAGCATAAGGATAGCATGTCACCCACCTGCCTTCCCCCAGATGCCCACAGTACCCCTTGTCATGGTGGCACCCTCCGGAGCTCGGCTGGGTCCCTCGCCCCACTTGCAGGCGCTCCTCCAGGACAGGCCACACTTCGTGCACCAGGTACCAGCTCAGCATGGGTAGGGAGGGTGGAGCAGGCGGGAGAACTGGGGAGGGGACCAGGTTGAACCACAGCCCTCATGTGCCCCCAGCTCTCAACGGTGGATGCCCATGCCCGGACCCCTGTGCTGCAGGTGCGCCCACTGGACAGCCCAGCTATGATCAGCCTCCCGCCACCCACTGCTGCTACGGGGCTCTTCTCTCTCAAGGCCCGGCCCGGCCTGCCACCTGGTAACACTGTACCCCACAGTTCCACAGAACCCCAGAGCCCCCAATCCTTGAACTAAAGCAGTGTGGGCTGCTGAATCATGGCCCTCGGGGGGCCAGAGGGGTCAGGTCTTATCATCTTGGAAACTCCAACCTCTCAAAAATGTCAGAATCTTAAAGACGCAGAATGTCAAAATCCCAGAACCACAGATCTTTTGCAGTTAGTTGAAATGTCAGCACAGTCTTTGAGCTGTTCTACAGAAGCTTTGGAGGTTAGGGACCACAGAGCCCCCTGGGAGTCTGGGCCTGCTAAACTCAGGGGGGGTCGGAAGCTCAAAACGAGAGGCCCGGTCGGGGCCAAGCTTCAGAGCCTGGCACCCAGAGGTGCCCTGTCCCCCCTGCAGGAATCAACGTGGCCagcctggagtgggtttccagggAGCCAGCACTGCTCTGCACCTTCCCAAGCCCCGGCATGCCTAGGAAAGACAGGTCAGTACACAGGGCTGGGAAGGCTCCCTGCCCTGCCACCCCCGCCCCTGACACTCTTTGTCCCCCCTAGCACCCTTTCGACTGTGCCCCAGGGCTCCTACTCACTGCTAGCAAATGGCGTCTGCAAGTGGCCCGGATGTGAGAAGGTCTTCAAGGAGCCAGAAGACTTCCTCAAGTGAGTGAGCCGGGCCCACCAGGCCCATTCTGGTCCAGGGGTGGGGGTCAGTTTGTGGGAGGTCTGGGGGTGCAGGTTTCAGCTCACACCTCATCCTGATAGGGAGTAAGATGAACGAGGCAAAAGCTGAGACTGTGGGTTCAGAGCCTGACTCGATCACTCATGGGCtctgatcttgggcaaattagtttctctgagcctcagtttcctcatctgtataatggggcaTCACAATAGAGGTGTGTGCTGAttgcctccattttacagacaaagaaattgAGGCCAGTGAGGTTAAGTGTCTTGATCAAGATCACCTAGCTTCTGAGTGATAGCCAGCCTCCAGAATCCATACTCCTAACTGCTTTGCCCTGCTACCCTGTCATGCCAACACACCAGTCTGAGTTTATTGATCCCCGAAGTCCCAGATCCTCACAGTGGCTGTTGCTGCCTCCTCTCagccccatcacacacacacacatacacagtctgtttctctctgtctcacacCCACCCCCTTCTCCAACCATACCCAACTATCAGTGTGCAACTCAGTGCATCCTGTCTTCACGAccaggcctttgcacaggctgtccTCTCCATCTGGAATGCCTTTCCCACTCTCACTTACCTGGCCTGCTCTCAGCTCACTACCCATCCATCATCATCTCCAGCACCCTGGCCATAGAGTAGATGCCAAGTGGCATGCGTTGAAGGAATGACAGGTGTGAGAGGGAGACTGAGGTcaacagaggggagggaggctgagaCTCTGAAGAGACCTTCCTCCCAGAGAGTCTGAGCCCTTTCCCCTCAGAATGTTGAGCCAGAAGGCTGGGCCCACCATGGTCACCCGCGTGGACTCTTCCCCCTACCCAGGCACTGCCAGGCAGACCATCTCCTGGATGAGAAGGGCAGGGCGCAGTGTCTGCTCCAGAGGGAGGTGGTGCAATCTCTGGAGCAACAGGTGATGTGGGGGTGTGGTAAATGGTCAGTCCACCCCATGCCAGGAGCCAAGCTCACCCAGGAAGGGGCCTGgcctgaaggaaggaagggggcagggcactcCCAGGGAAGACCACAGCCCGGGCAAAGAAGTGGAAGAGAAAGAGCGGGTTGAGGCCTCACTCTGTGCCTGTCCTCAcagctggtgctggagaaggagaAGCTGGGTGCTATGCAGGCCCATCTGGCCGGGAAGATGGCCCAAACCAAGGCTCCATCTGCGGTGAGCCACCCCAGACCCACAGGTGGCACGGACGGCTGGGCAGTGGGAGAGGCTCCTGCAGGGTGCAGGGGACCTATCCTTGCACCCAGGTCCTGGGATCTCTGGGCCCGTCCCCAGCTCCAAACACATCCAGACCTGGGAATCTGTCGCTTTCTGCTTACAAACTCTCTGATCTTAAGATCCCCAGACATCACAATCTTGAGTTTGCAAAGCAACAGCAAATCACCCAACGCTGAACACAGACCACGTGCTGCTGGCAGAACCACCTATATAACTCACAGGGCCTGGTGCAAAATGAAATCACAGGGCTCGGATTTCAAAGTGATGATTGCAGAACATTAAACaaagtgccaggccctgggcaccTGCAGTGATCATATAGAAGCCAGCCCAGGGTGTCAGGCATTGTTTCTGAGCACTTTGGTAATGTTACCTTATTTAATTCCTCATGACGCCTGTGTGAGGTATTACTATCATCcctacttcacagatgaggaaaactgaggccagggAGGCTTAGGTGACTTCCTCAAGGCCCCAGTTGGGTGGCAGAAGAGCCCAATTCAACCCTAGCTTGTGGCCCCATCACTGGAGCTCTACACCCATTTGTCCACACCTCCACTGTAATAAATATGGTTTGTGCTGCTTCGTCGGATTCTACATCAGAGTGGAACTGAGGACGCCCTTGCTTTtgttaataaaaacatttatttaaaactaaaGTGGAAAGTTTAAGCCTCTAGGTCAccagcccctccctcttcccccaggCATCATCTGACAAGGGCTCCTGCTGTATCGTAGCCACTGGCACCCCAGGCACCACCGTCCCGGCCTGGCCAGGACCCCAGGAGGCCCCTGATGGCCTGTTTGCCGTGCGGAGGCACCTCTGGGGCAGCCATGGAAACAGCACATTCCCAGGTAAGGGTGGTGCGTGTCCTACACGGTGCCCCCTGACCCCTCATCTCCCTAACTGGTACAAGGTTGGGGACCACTCTCCCCTACCACTGCCACCCAGCCTTTGGGAAATGGCAACTGCTTGCAAAAGCTTCCTCTCTGGAATTCCATGGCCTCCAAGCTCCCATTGTGGTCTCAGATGTCTAGCTCTGTCTTCCCTGGAGGTTGGGACTCACTCACTCTGAGCTTCAGCTACTCACTCTATTTGGTCTGCAGGAGGGAGAGAGCTAGCTTAATAATTCCCAGGGACTCTTTGTCTCCCCACCACCAAGAAAAAGCAGGGTGACTTGCTGAGCTCACCAATCCCCTGCCATCCACAAGGTCTGGGCTATGGGTTTAACAGGGATCAGGGCCTTTGAGTGCCCTCCTGGCCCCGCCACTTAACCAGTTACATCCCTTTGGTGTGGAAGTTACTACTTTTAAACCTTGGGAAGAATAAGCCCTATAGTGGTGGGAGCAGTGTAAAGAGGAAATGGTATCATTTACATAGAGTGCTTAGCCAACAGTGATTGTGATCCTGGAAAGCGGTGTACACGGTGGGATTTCAGGCATGCAGACTCGACAGCTGGTGGAGAGAGGAGGGTGGAAGAGGGAGTGAGGAGTTCCCAGATGGCACCTGATCCCTCCCCACCTCTTGCAGAGTTCTTCCACAACATGGATTACTTCAAGTTCCACAACATGCGGCCCCCTTTCACCTATGCCACCCTCATCCGCTGGGTAAGCGGGGTGCCAGgctgaggagagggaagagagggctggggtggaggaCCTTCCCCTCACCAAACACCCTCAGGGGGCCTCCTGTGTGAACAAACCCATGCCTTAGATGTGATCCCCCATCTACACCCCAAGCCCACACCTCAACTGCTATCCAAGCCACGGCAAGCCAAGAGCCGGCCCTAAATCTACCCCTTTCCTAACGACCACCTCAACCCCATGCCTAACTGCCTCCTGGGCCTATAAATAGCCCCCAAACTAATCtgatctctgccccttcccctaTGCCCACCTCAGGTTCACCCTAACTCCTTCCTCAGCCCTGACGTACCCTAGTCTGTCAAGACATCCCCCTGCTAGACCCCATCCCTAACCCCTTCCTTGTAATACCTGACCCTTCACCTCACCCCATCCCAACCCCTTCATCTTAATCTCCCTAATGCCTTCCCCAAAGCTTCACCAGATCCCACCCGGACCTTCATCCCAGGCCCACACCTAACCCTACACAACACCACTCGTTCACCTGCCTCACCCCATCCAAACCCGGAGGCTCACTGCAGCCATGATCACCGACCCCTGACGCAATTCCATTCCTAAATCCCAGCAGATCAAATTCCCAGACCCTCAGCCTCACTCCACACCCAATCCCATCCCTGATCCTTAAATGATCACACACAGTCAAGACCTAACTACAATCCAGACACACAAAATAACTAGGCCCATCTCTGCCTCCTGACCTAATGCTACACATCATCCCACCCCTCGCCCCTTGACTCACCCCACCTCATCCCCAGCCTGACCCTTAACCAGTCACTTATCTGACCTCTAACTCTGCTGGGCCCTTTATTCCTTCAAAACCCCTAACTGTACCCCACCCCTGGCCCTTAAACTTCCTAAACCCTGAAATCTCACCCTACCCCCATCCCGAGAGCTCCAACTCCACCCCAGAAATTTAACTTCACTCCAGCCCTGACCCTGAACCAGAAGCAACTCCAACCCCAGCCCTGATCCTTCACCTAaccccatcccagccccaccctcaccccacttCTAACCCTGTCTCTGACCCGTcacccctcaccatctccctccttcccctgtcCCCACAATTCCACCGAGGTCAGAGGCCAGCCCAAGGTGGGCCAGTGCCCCTGTCAGGCTGCATTTGGGGGAGcagctcccctcacccccacactCCCTAACCTCCAGGCTATCCTGGAGGCTCCTGAGAAGCAGCGGACACTCAACGAGATCTATCACTGGTTTACACGCATGTTTGCCTTCTTCAGAAACCACCCAGCCACCTGGAAGGTGAGCTTCTTTGGAcggggcagtggctgggagggCCTCAAATGCCACCACAGGTGGGCCTGGGAGGGGGCTTGGAGGCGTGTTGGGAAAGGGCAGGTCAGTTTGGGGTGGGCACTGCTGGCATCAGTGCATGACTGCCtgatccaccccaccccccggcccTGGCCCGGCTGGCTGGTCCTCCTTGCACAGAATGCCATCCGCCACAACCTGAGCCTGCACAAGTGTTTCGTACGTGTGGAGAGCGAGAAGGGGGCTGTGTGGACCGTGGATGAGTTTGAGTTCCGCAAGAAGAGGAGCCAGAGGCCCAGCAGGTGTTCCAACCCCACACCTGGCCCCTGATCTCAGAGccaagaagagaagggaggacaGGGGAGGGGGTCGAagtggctgggggcaggggtgaccAGCCCTGCACATGCCCGCAGGGACCAAGAAGTAAGGTGTGTACTGTCCTGCCAGTCAGGGACCCCACTCCCCAGCTGACCGCCCTCTTGGATCACATGCTCTGCACCAAGGATGCTCAGAGGGaccccaggcccagccctgcacccactccccagccccctgcGACGGGCTCTTCAGCCAAACTGGGACTTCACAAACAGTCACACACACAGCCTGCCTCAGTCACTCTCACAGATGACCTTGGAGCTGGAGAAGGACACATAAAGAGTCACAATCCTGTCCCCTGGACTCAATACAAACCCCCAAAACATGAAGAGCCTGCCTCAGTACACTCACACCACCTCAGGTTTGCAGTCACACAGTCACACCCACACACAGTCAACCCACGTC from Bubalus bubalis isolate 160015118507 breed Murrah chromosome X, NDDB_SH_1, whole genome shotgun sequence encodes the following:
- the FOXP3 gene encoding forkhead box protein P3 isoform X4, with amino-acid sequence MAYLEKPEGCSHLLTIDWRESSLSLPLNKDPMPNPRPAKPLAPSLVLSPSPGASPSWRAAPKASDQLGTKSPGTTFQGRDLRSGAHTSSSSLNPMPPSQLQLSTVDAHARTPVLQVRPLDSPAMISLPPPTAATGLFSLKARPGLPPGINVASLEWVSREPALLCTFPSPGMPRKDSTLSTVPQGSYSLLANGVCKWPGCEKVFKEPEDFLKHCQADHLLDEKGRAQCLLQREVVQSLEQQLVLEKEKLGAMQAHLAGKMAQTKAPSAASSDKGSCCIVATGTPGTTVPAWPGPQEAPDGLFAVRRHLWGSHGNSTFPEFFHNMDYFKFHNMRPPFTYATLIRWAILEAPEKQRTLNEIYHWFTRMFAFFRNHPATWKNAIRHNLSLHKCFVRVESEKGAVWTVDEFEFRKKRSQRPSRCSNPTPGP
- the FOXP3 gene encoding forkhead box protein P3 isoform X1; translated protein: MAYLEKPEGCSHLLTIDWRESSLSLPLNKDPMPNPRPAKPLAPSLVLSPSPGASPSWRAAPKASDQLGTKSPGTTFQGRDLRSGAHTSSSSLNPMPPSQLQMPTVPLVMVAPSGARLGPSPHLQALLQDRPHFVHQLSTVDAHARTPVLQVRPLDSPAMISLPPPTAATGLFSLKARPGLPPGINVASLEWVSREPALLCTFPSPGMPRKDSTLSTVPQGSYSLLANGVCKWPGCEKVFKEPEDFLKHCQADHLLDEKGRAQCLLQREVVQSLEQQLVLEKEKLGAMQAHLAGKMAQTKAPSAASSDKGSCCIVATGTPGTTVPAWPGPQEAPDGLFAVRRHLWGSHGNSTFPEFFHNMDYFKFHNMRPPFTYATLIRWAILEAPEKQRTLNEIYHWFTRMFAFFRNHPATWKNAIRHNLSLHKCFVRVESEKGAVWTVDEFEFRKKRSQRPSRCSNPTPGP
- the FOXP3 gene encoding forkhead box protein P3 isoform X3; the encoded protein is MPNPRPAKPLAPSLVLSPSPGASPSWRAAPKASDQLGTKSPGTTFQGRDLRSGAHTSSSSLNPMPPSQLQMPTVPLVMVAPSGARLGPSPHLQALLQDRPHFVHQLSTVDAHARTPVLQVRPLDSPAMISLPPPTAATGLFSLKARPGLPPGINVASLEWVSREPALLCTFPSPGMPRKDSTLSTVPQGSYSLLANGVCKWPGCEKVFKEPEDFLKHCQADHLLDEKGRAQCLLQREVVQSLEQQLVLEKEKLGAMQAHLAGKMAQTKAPSAASSDKGSCCIVATGTPGTTVPAWPGPQEAPDGLFAVRRHLWGSHGNSTFPEFFHNMDYFKFHNMRPPFTYATLIRWAILEAPEKQRTLNEIYHWFTRMFAFFRNHPATWKNAIRHNLSLHKCFVRVESEKGAVWTVDEFEFRKKRSQRPSRCSNPTPGP
- the FOXP3 gene encoding forkhead box protein P3 isoform X2 is translated as MAYLEKPEGCSHLLTIDWRESSLSLPLNKDPMPNPRPAKPLAPSLVLSPSPGASPSWRAAPKASDQLGTKSPGTTFQGRDLRSGAHTSSSSLNPMPPSQLQMPTVPLVMVAPSGARLGPSPHLQALLQDRPHFVHQVRPLDSPAMISLPPPTAATGLFSLKARPGLPPGINVASLEWVSREPALLCTFPSPGMPRKDSTLSTVPQGSYSLLANGVCKWPGCEKVFKEPEDFLKHCQADHLLDEKGRAQCLLQREVVQSLEQQLVLEKEKLGAMQAHLAGKMAQTKAPSAASSDKGSCCIVATGTPGTTVPAWPGPQEAPDGLFAVRRHLWGSHGNSTFPEFFHNMDYFKFHNMRPPFTYATLIRWAILEAPEKQRTLNEIYHWFTRMFAFFRNHPATWKNAIRHNLSLHKCFVRVESEKGAVWTVDEFEFRKKRSQRPSRCSNPTPGP